The Anopheles coluzzii chromosome 2, AcolN3, whole genome shotgun sequence genome window below encodes:
- the LOC120949565 gene encoding tRNA (adenine(58)-N(1))-methyltransferase catalytic subunit TRMT61A, producing the protein MSFAGPKEIIAEGDTVVLYLTPALMHTIDAVPQIRNKKNEMIEYVFQTSFGALKVRDLVGVRYGSRVQLTKGWAHVLQPNPELWTQTLPHRTQILYTPDISMILYQLEVRPGSVVIESGTGSGSLSHYFLRAIRPSGHLHTFDFHEERVAKAREEFVAHGLGDNVTVRQRDVCEQGFGDELNGVADAVFLDLPAPQLAVPYAAKALKNEGGRICSFSPCIEQSMRVCEALGKCGFIEVQNIEVLQVEDCVRTRNVPVMELDFLKTKRTETDGKDMKTPRESKKYITSTAPNTMAGHTGYLTIAELPPLFAR; encoded by the exons ATGAGTTTTGCCGGTCCTAAAGAAATCATTGCAGAAGGCGATACCGTCGTACTGTATCTAACACCCGCCTTGATGCATACGATCGATGCGGTGCCGCAAATTCGCAACAAGAAAAACGAAATGATCGAGTACGTGTTCCAAACCAGTTTCGGTGCTTTGAAGGTGCGTGATCTGGTCGGTGTCCGGTACGGTTCGCGCGTTCAACTTACCAAGGGCTGGGCCCACGTCCTGCAGCCGAACCCGGAATTGTGGACCCAAACACTGCCCCATCGGACGCAGATTCTCTACACGCCCGACATCAGCATGATACTGTATCAGCTGGAAGTGCGTCCCGGGAGCGTTGTGATCGAGTCTGGGACCGGTTCCGGTTCACTGTCCCACTACTTCCTGCGCGCCATCCGCCCGTCCGGCCACCTGCACACGTTCGATTTTCACGAGGAGCGTGTGGCGAAGGCGCGCGAAGAGTTTGTCGCCCACGGGCTGGGCGACAATGTGACCGTGCGCCAGCGGGATGTGTGCGAACAGGGATTCGGTGACGAGCTGAACGGTGTTGCGGATGCCGTGTTTCTGGATCTGCCGGCACCGCAGCTTGCCGTACCGTATGCGGCAAAGGCGCTGAAAAATGAAG gTGGACGCATTTGCTCATTTTCACCCTGCATCGAACAGTCGATGCGAGTCTGCGAGGCACTTGGGAAGTGTGGTTTCATCGAGGTGCAGAACATTGAGGTACTACAGGTAGAAGATTGCGTACGCACACGCAACGTACCGGTAATGGAGCTTGATTTTCTCAAAACGAAG CGTACGGAGACGGACGGAAAGGACATGAAAACGCCACGGGAAAGCAAAAAGTACATAACCTCCACCGCCCCAAACACGATGGCCGGACATACCGGGTACTTAACTATTGCGGAGTTGCCACCCCTTTTTGCCCGGTAA